Within the Trichoderma breve strain T069 chromosome 3, whole genome shotgun sequence genome, the region TTCTTCGGATCTGCATTCGgctgcttttctttcaatcTTTTCTAGGAGGGCGGCATTCTTCTCTGGAAACTTTTGTAGCACAGAATATAAAGAGCTAAATCGGGTGACCGACTATTTACGAGGTTGATTAATGCCTATGTATAAATTGACCTGTGAGCTGCCTGAAGGTACAGCCTGAATATCCACGTAGTTATCATGTGAAAATGCCTATAATAGCTTCACCTATTGAGTAGAATCGATGAATCTGAACTGTTGGGTAGCTGATAGTTCATTATGGCAACAACCGTTCTATATAAATGATATGTCTACTACTCTGCCCTGAGTACTTGTGTTGTTTCTGCCTCTTACTATCCTGCCGTATATACGTCCGATCTGATTAGATCTGATCTGTGAAGAATTAGTCTCATTGGGATTAGGGCGACTACGGCTCAGACTGGGCTCGTCGTGTTTCCTTTAAGGGGCTATTATTACGTTTATCTTCACATGGGTGGACTTGCGAAGCCTCCAAAGGAATTGCAGAGGAACCAATTGGAGGAGACAGAGCAGTAGTGAAGTCATAAGAATAAACCAACGACTATCTTCTCTATGTGAGAATTGCCGTGGACAGGCGACTGGAGTGTCGCTCTGCAGTGCAAAATCCATTAAAGCCAATATAAAACACCAAGCAGGTATCGCATCACGAATACTCCGCCATCTGTCGTGTatcatttttctttgttttgtttttttatgCGCAATTCCTTTGAATTGCAGGCCATCATGAGATAGGCAGTTCTTGCTGGATGGATacacgagaaaaaaaagcccagAGACCGAGTAACAAGACAGGCGCCAATTTTTGGAgggggggaaaaaagaagaaagaagaagaattggtCTGCCACAGCCTCAGTTCGTTTCGTTTCGAGTCTCCATTTCTGCAGTTCGCAAAATTTTCTCCCACATACGTCAAGTCACAGTTGCCCAAGAACCTTTCGAAGTTGGGAATTTGACGAGTTTTAATTGAGTGCCTCAAAGCAAGGCGATATGCTTTATCCTTGCCTCGACCAATGCAACCAAATGAGAACCGCCCTCACTACCAACTCCAATCCGAAATCCTATTTATATCGACGAGGGGTACAGCATGACGCGAACGGAAGCACCGAAAGACTTTGAGGGAAGAGGCTTGGCGAACTTGGCGCGGACAACGCCGGAGTTACCTGGTTGAGAGCGTTAGTTGGATCGAAAATGGCTTCAGTGACGAGAATAGATTATTACCGTGAGGTCGGGTAACCTTGCCCCAGATCACGCGGATCTTGGTGCCGCGGATCTCCTTCTGGCCACGGTAGACGAAGGCGACCTTCTTGCCGAGGTAGAAGCTGTTTTCGCATTGTTAGTACTGTTGCCCTCCCCATCATTCTGCGCTCGAGATTGTGAAACGTACTTGGCAGCGTTTGTGCTGTCAACACCCTCGATCTTGATCAGGCTGGTGCCAGGGTGGGTAATGTTACGAGAGCGCTGGTAGCTCAGGTGACGTCCCCTATGGTTGTCTCTGTTAGCCAAACGTTCGGTTTCTTTCGGATCTGGTGCAAAGCAGTCGGGAGATTTCGAGGAGGAACGTGTTTCGCGACGTGATGAGGCAATTCTCGTCAAAGCCAAGAAGGCACCCATCTCTTCCATTCCCTCTCTGTGATCcccctctccttctccgctGCCATTCGGAATTCGCGATCGCAATTACTTACTTGACGTATACTGCCAGAAAGTTAGTACGATTAGATGACAATTTCGCAGAGTCCATCGGCAAGGCAACTCACATCTGTGACCACTTTCGGAAGGCATCGTGTCTGTTGTGTAGCTTCCGCCCTCTCAAGTAACCGATATACAAGGAGGTCTGGTGCTCGTCGTTTGTCGTGATGTCGAACTGATGGCAACGGGGTGGATGCGATATCGTGTGTGGTGGCTCTAGCACGAAAATTTGAGCCCTCGGCATCACGTGGTGGCTTAGGGCATTTTAGTTCACAAGCGACTGTGGCTGGAGAGTGCTGGAGAGTGCTGCACCGCCTCATTTCCTGCGATTTGAGATATCGATATGTAAGTAGCCACACTTCGTTTTCTCGCTAAAGACTTCCATCAGCTAGCCTATTTGGGAAAAGCATGCAACTTGATCCCAATAATTCGCCCTACCTCTGTACCGAAGACGGCCTGCCTGCTTAGATCTCTCTTAGATATCACGCTTTTCGGGGAATATTTTTTCCCTTCGAATCTATGGCTAAGCTAGATACTAACGTACAGTATCATTCTTCCCAAGCTCTGGAAGACGAGAGAAATTGTTGGGGGCCGCGGGGATTAACCATTGGTCACCGTTGTCCTCTTCAATCAAATAGCCGGCTGAGCGCTCAGCCCCTCGCTTGCATAACATTGATCGAATCATTCAGCGCTGCTCTCTTAGTTCTCTTGGATCTTGATCCATTAATTGTCCATCTCTATGCCCACGGGATCATACGTCACTTTCGGTAGGCCGACTACCTACCTGGGTAAATGCAAAAGACACTAGGTAATCCATGATAGTTAGGCTATCACACATCAAGATGAAACCCAACTATGGAGACCATGTATTTGAACAGGTTGACTCAACTCAAGGCACTGGCACAAAACagtaagaagaaaaagaaaaaccaactaacggaaaaaaaagacacgaGGCACAAAGGCATGAGGCAGCATTAGGCAAGTTATATGGGTTGAATGACTATTACGAGTCCTAGTGGTAAATCACCaacatggatggatgctCGGACAAAGTTTCCAATGTTCCATTCAGCGTGCCAAAATCGCCGAGGCCACTCCTAGTCCGGCCCGGGTTGTTCTCGGAAGATGCGGCGACTGATCAACCACAGGCCGTCTAAAAGTTCCCGGCTCCATGAGGGGGCAAGCCGGGGCGACCAGACCTCGAAACAGGCAGAAGTAAGATTACCAATCCCTCCCATGTGGTATTACTCGCAGAATCTTGTAACAGGCTCTGCCGTATACTCGCACTTTCGGTCCACTGGTGCGGTGTTAGGGGGTTTGCTGCGCTTCCAGCGGAATTATCGAATTCCCGTAGCGGCGACGAGGCGCTGAGAACCAAACAGAAGCACCACCTGATGTCTCTGGAACCCGGGACAATAGGTCCTATAACGTGTAGAGTAGACGGGCTGGCTAGTTGCTCGGCCCAGTCAATCATCGGGAACATCCGTCAAGTTCTATGCTgcgcttttttttcttccactGTGTTCCTCTCCTTCCACGCATAAGGTACTTAGGTGGATTATCCCAGACTTTGTAAGCAACATACTTCACAAGGGGTGATCCATGACTAGAAAACGACAAAGGATTTTTAACAATCAATAATAATGTTCCCGTCCCGAATCTTGTGCTCTTGGCGAGTGTGCTAGGGGATGCAAATATGGCCCTTTTTGGCAATTGGTGTTTAGTTGAGGCGTTATCTGCAACTCAATCTGCGGGTGACCCCCTCAGTACGAAATAGGCATACGGTGCTTACATTTGTCagttacatgtacatatcCACGAAGGCAAAGTAAGATGCCGATGTGCAATTATGCAGATGCTACAGCCATGATAGGTAGGTGCCAGTTGAATGAATGCCCCGTTGTGCTATACTTGACAATAGTGGTTTACAATTACCTGGACAGGTAACCTGTTTTCAACTCCAGTCCCTTCATGATATTCCCGACTTCAATGCCGTAAACTTCAAGCTTCGTCTCTTGGCTGTTTGCCTCCGCCCGGTATCGCCCACGCTGGCTCACAGTTAAATCCCCATCTTTCTCCCGGTAGACTCAAGCCGGGCAAATTACTAACCGTGCTGGATGGTGGAGAACGACCCTCGAAAGGAGCCCCGGAGGCTACGTGACTATCGCAGTGCGGCTAGCAGGACTCCGAGCTTCCTGATGACTTTGCAGCCCAGCAGGTACCTGACGGCACCGACGGAGAACAGCACTGAGGGGCGCTCTAGCAGGACTTGCGCTAACACTGGAGCACTTGACGCTGTACTGCTAGAGCTCCAAACTCCGTCAGCGCATTCTAACCCCGTCGCCTAAAAAACCAAGCAAGCCCACCGCGTCTCCCCCTCCGATCCTCAagctccctctcttctctccccaaCCCAACGCTGAACCTTGATCTTGGACCGGCGCCTACACCTTCAATCTTCGCCCCAAGCCAGACCGGTTGTTTGCTACTCTCTTGCACGCTCAACAAGGAGCCAGTTTTCACTTTCCCGCGTTACCTTATCCCGTCCGAATCCAGAGCAAACCGCAGCAATGGACCCCAACCAGCCGTAAGTACCGGTAACCCCACCATGACACCAGCTATCGTCACTGCGTCTACAAGCTTCAGTGCACGGCGGGGTTGAGCCAAACTCTGGCatcgagagaaaaaaaaaagagcatcCGCAAGAAGACGGTTCGCTAACAATTGCGATGCAGCCAAACGctcgagctcaaggagaacaCGACGATTATCGTTCTCGGTGCCTCCGGAGATCTTGCTAAGAAGAAGACTGTGAGAAGCCGCCTTAATCTATCGTTGTTTTGCAACTCTTTGCGCTGACACAAGCACTTCGCAGTACCCCGC harbors:
- a CDS encoding ribosomal protein l35Ae domain-containing protein translates to MPSESGHRLYVKGRHLSYQRSRNITHPGTSLIKIEGVDSTNAANFYLGKKVAFVYRGQKEIRGTKIRVIWGKVTRPHGNSGVVRAKFAKPLPSKSFGASVRVMLYPSSI